Part of the Leptolyngbya sp. BL0902 genome, GAAGATGCTGCCCCCGCTGCCCTGATTGGGGCCAGTAATCACTTTGAAGTCGCCATTGCCACCGCCGTAACACTATTTGGGCTAAATTCTGGTGCCGCCCTCGCCACCGTGGTGGGTGTGCTGATTGAAGTGCCCGTGATGCTGATGCTGGTGGAATTTTGCAAAAAAACCGCCTTTTGGTTTCCTCGCGAACCTGAGAAAGCGAGTCTCCGCGATCCCCGTTGTCTTCCCCCAGGAGTTAATGTATGAAGCGTGTGATGTTTGTGTGTAAGAAAAATTCTGCCCGATCCCAAATGGCCGAAGGCTTTGCCAAAACCCTGGGAGCCGGAAAAATTGAGGTGGTTAGCTCTGGGCTAGAGGCCAGTTCTGTCCGACCAGAGGCCATTGCTGCCATGGCTGAGGTGGGCATTGACATTAGTGAACACACCTCCAACGCCCTGGCTGAATTTAGCCCAGAGGACTTTGATGCGGTGATTTCCCTCTGCGGCTGCGGGGTAAACTTGCCCCCCGATTGGCTGATGCGCGAGTATTTCGATGATTGGCAGCTCGATGACCCCGCTGAGCAACCGGAGATTTTTCCCCGCGTGCGCGACGACATTCAAGAACGGGTCACGACCCTGTTGGCTAAGCTGGCCCCTGACCCGGCATGATTGGGTCTGACCGGAACAGGTCGTCATGGCTGTGGCTCTTTATGGTGGTGATCTTCATTACGGCGACTATTTATCGCTGCGATCAGGGACATCTCTGGCCCCCAAACTTGTAAAGCCAGTCTAAAGGTTGACGAGGATCGGGGCCGGGGATCCCTACCATGGAGACAGGCGCTAGGGAAGGGCCATGGCGGCCCTGGGTGCGAAGGCCGCTGACCGCCCCTACCTAGACGCCGCCTGCGACCTACCTAAGGAATATCCATGACGGACATGACGGACTATCAACCCACCGACGCTACTTTTGCGGTGGATCGTGACTGCAAAACCCTGTCGCGCCACGTCCTCGAACAGTTGCAAAGCTTTAGCCCCGATGCCCAGGACTTGAGCGCCCTGATGAACCGTATCGCCCTAGCCGGGAAGCTGATTGCTCGCCACCTCAGCCGAGCTGGGTTGATGGAGTCAGTACTGGGCTTTACGGGGGAAACCAACGTCCAGGGCGAGGCCGTCAAAAAGATGGATGTCTACGCCAACAACGTCTTTATCTCGGTCTTCAAACAAAGCGGTTTGGTTTGTCGGCTGGCGTCGGAGGAAATGGAGCACCCCTACTATATTCCCGAAAACTGCCCCATTGGCCGCTATACCCTGCTCTACGACCCCATTGACGGATCCTCGAATATCGATATTGATCTCAACATTGGGTCGATTTTTTCTATCCGTCGCCAAACCGGAGACGACCTCGATCAATCGGCTCAGGACTTGTTGCAGGATGGCCACCAACAACTGGCGGCGGGCTACATTCTCTACGGCCCCAGCACCGTGCTGGTATATACCCTCGGCCAGGGTGTCCATGCCTTCACCCTAGATCCCAGCCTGGGGGAGTTTATCCTCGCTGCCGAAAATATTCAGGTGCCCAACCACGGCCCTACCTACAGCGTCAATGAGGGCAACTTTTGGCAGTGGGACGACGCCATCCGCGACTTCACCCGCTACGTCCATCGCCATGAGGGCTATTCTGCCCGCTATAGTGGGGCGCTGGTGGCCGATTTTCACCGGATTTTGCTCCAGGGCGGCGTGTTCCTCTACCCTGGATCTACCAAAAGCCCGGAGGGAAAACTACGGCTACTCTACGAAAGTGCGCCCCTGGCCATGCTGATCGAGCAGGCCGGAGGCAAGGCTAGCACAGGCACTGAGCGCATCCTGGATGTTGTTCCTACAGAACTCCACCAGCGCACCCCCCTCATCATCGGCAGTACCGAAGATGTGGTGCTGGTCGAGTCCTTCATCCACGACCACAGCCGTCGCCAAAGCCGCGACCAAGCCTAGACCAAACCCTATTGACCTAGGGCCACCTAGGGCCAGCGGGTGGCCCTAGCGCAGGAAACTGCTGACTACCCAGAGGGCTAAACAACTGATGGCGGCAGCGATGGCGTCGGGGCTAGCCCAGGCGGCTTGCAGCCCTTGGGGAATCAGTAATTGGCCCACCGTGAGGCCCAGACCCAAGCCCACGGCCAAGCCCACAATGGTCAGCAGAAAGGAGCGCCAGAATTTGTTTTCCTTGCGGTTGAGGAAATAGACCGACGCGCCTAGGGCCACCGCCAGGGATAGAGACGGTGCGGCAAAGCCTAGCAGGGCCAGTCCGGCAAAGGTAACGGCGGGCCAGAGAATATCGTCTCGGCTGGGGGTATCTACCAGGCTAGAGAGCCAGTCGGGGCGGGGTAAGGAGGGAGGGGACTTGGCGGCGGGGGCGGGCTCTGGATTATTTTCTGCAAATCGGATGCGGTCGGGGACTTTAATTTTGCCTTCCTGGCGCAGCCGCAGCCGCTCCATTAGAATGGCGTCGTAGGCGGCTTCGATGTTGGCCTTTTGCTGAGGCTCATCACCACAGGACTCGATCAGACGATCCCTCGCCGCCTGAATTTCCTCGAAGGTAGACGCTTCGGTTAGTCCTAGTAGTTCGTAGGAATTTTGATCACTCATCGGCATCACTCCGAGATCCCCAGGGGAGGTCGTACGTTTGGCTCAGCAGAATGGCTTTACTTTACCAAGTTGACAGGCACTTTCATTTCCAGTGTACATACCGATCTCAAAAATTAAAAAGATGGCGGGGGCCTTGTCTGTCCGGGGGGCTCCATAACAGCGGGGCCGAGGAGGCCATGAACCGATGCGGGGATGGCGAGAAGCGTTCTAAGTGCCTAAAGCCCTGCTATGCTGAAGCCCGGATAGATGGACTCGGGCCAAAACCCACTGGCTAAAGACCGCGTTGATCAGCAAAATGGGTAGGTGCGTTGGGGCAGGCAGCGGGTCGCTGGGTTGACGATGTGTGATGGATGCTAAGGGATGGTTGTACGCCTAAATCGCCTGTTTTCCATGGTTCCCCTGGTAGCTTCTCCCCTGGGGCTGCTGGCTGTGCTGCTCGGATCGGGGGAATCCCAGCCCCTCCAGCCCACGGGGTTGCAGAACCAAACCCTCGTGGCAGAATGGCGTTCCCCCTGGATCGTCGGGCTTACCCCCGACCCGGCCATTGACCAAATCCTCGCCCAATACCTGGCAGGGCTAGAGCGGCAGGGGTGGTCTCGGCCCCATCAGGGCATCTGGATTCAGGCCCAGGACAGCGCCATTGCCCAGCACCAGGGCCAAGTGCCCATGCCAGCGGCCTCCCTCACTAAGCTAGCCACCACCCTAGCGGCGCTGAAGTATTGGCCCCTCGACCATCGCTTTGACACCCTGGTGGGGATGCACGGCACCCTGGAAAACGGCGTCCTGACGGGCGACTTGGTGGTGCAGGGCAGCGGCGATCCGCTGTTTGTGTGGGAGGAGGGCATTGTTCTGGCCAACCACCTTCAGGCCCTGGGGGTGCAGCGGGTGACGGGGGACTTGGTGATTGTCGATGCCTTCACCATGAATTTTTCGGAGGATCCCAATGCCTCGGCGGAGCAGCTTAAGCAGGTAATGCACACCAACAGTTGGAACGGTGCCATTCGTGCCGCCCACGGCAACCTAGAAGCCAACACCGCCCAGCCCAGCCTGACGATTCAAGGCCGAGTTCGCCGCATTCCCGCCACTGCCCTGCCGCCGGACACCACCTGGCTGGTGCGTCACCAGTCCTTGCCCCTGGTAGCCATCCTCAAGGCCATGAACATCTACAGCAATAACGTCATGTCTGACCAGGTCGCGGCCCTGGTGGGCGGAGCACGGGTGGTGAAGGAAACCGCCTCCACCATGGCTGATCTGCCCGTCGGAGAACTAAGCCTGATCAATGGTTCGGGCCTGGGAGTTGACAACAAAATGTCGGCCCGCGCTGCCGTGGCCCTCACCGTGGCCCTCCAGCGGGAGATGGAACGCCAGGGCTATTCGGTGGCTGATGTTCTGCCCGTGGCTGGGGAAGATGCAGGTACCCTAATCGGTCGCCGCATCCCGGCCACCGCCGCCGTAAAAACGGGCACCCTAGCGGAGGTCAGCGCCCTCGCTGGCATGGTGCCTACCGCCGACAAAGGCCCGGTGTGGTTTGCCATCATTAACCGGGGCTGGGCCATTTCCGACCTTCGCGTGCAGCAAGATCAGCTCATCCAAGCCATTCAGGCCCACTGGGGTGCCGCTACCGTCCCCGATGCCATGATCACCAAGGTCAGGATGCAGACCGAAAACTACCGCTACGGCGACCCCCGCCGCAACGTAGCTCCCTAAGGTGGCTCCCTAGGGGGCGTAATTGGCGGCTGACGTCACCCAAGGGTTAGGAGGCTAGGTGAAACGCTGATTGGTCAGCTTGCCAGAGCCGAAAGCCCCCCAGGAAGGCGTTGCTATTTTGCCCTGCCCGACAGCCGGAAGGGAGTTGCTTCAGTTCCTTAACTTGACCACCACCCAGTACCACATCATCTAATTGCAGGGCGGCGATAAAGTAGCCCACACAAATTTCGACCTGCCGCCGCCATTTCTTTTTGCCGAGGCGGGCCAGCCCCCGTTTGCCCAGGTAGTCTTCGTAGGTGCCTTTCTTGTAGGGGAGGTGGGCGAGTTCTAGGGGCAGCACGACATTTTCAACCACCAAAGCAGAGCCAAGGCCAGTGCCCAGGCCCAAAAACAACATGGTGCCGCCCTCATAGCCGCCCAGGGCTTGCATGGCGGCATCGTTCAACAGCCGCACAGGTTTGCTAAAGGCGGCTTCAAAGTCAAACCCCACCCAGCCCG contains:
- the arsC gene encoding arsenate reductase, glutathione/glutaredoxin type, which codes for MKRVMFVCKKNSARSQMAEGFAKTLGAGKIEVVSSGLEASSVRPEAIAAMAEVGIDISEHTSNALAEFSPEDFDAVISLCGCGVNLPPDWLMREYFDDWQLDDPAEQPEIFPRVRDDIQERVTTLLAKLAPDPA
- the fbp gene encoding class 1 fructose-bisphosphatase; this encodes MTDMTDYQPTDATFAVDRDCKTLSRHVLEQLQSFSPDAQDLSALMNRIALAGKLIARHLSRAGLMESVLGFTGETNVQGEAVKKMDVYANNVFISVFKQSGLVCRLASEEMEHPYYIPENCPIGRYTLLYDPIDGSSNIDIDLNIGSIFSIRRQTGDDLDQSAQDLLQDGHQQLAAGYILYGPSTVLVYTLGQGVHAFTLDPSLGEFILAAENIQVPNHGPTYSVNEGNFWQWDDAIRDFTRYVHRHEGYSARYSGALVADFHRILLQGGVFLYPGSTKSPEGKLRLLYESAPLAMLIEQAGGKASTGTERILDVVPTELHQRTPLIIGSTEDVVLVESFIHDHSRRQSRDQA
- a CDS encoding CPP1-like family protein, whose protein sequence is MSDQNSYELLGLTEASTFEEIQAARDRLIESCGDEPQQKANIEAAYDAILMERLRLRQEGKIKVPDRIRFAENNPEPAPAAKSPPSLPRPDWLSSLVDTPSRDDILWPAVTFAGLALLGFAAPSLSLAVALGASVYFLNRKENKFWRSFLLTIVGLAVGLGLGLTVGQLLIPQGLQAAWASPDAIAAAISCLALWVVSSFLR
- a CDS encoding D-alanyl-D-alanine carboxypeptidase, encoding MVVRLNRLFSMVPLVASPLGLLAVLLGSGESQPLQPTGLQNQTLVAEWRSPWIVGLTPDPAIDQILAQYLAGLERQGWSRPHQGIWIQAQDSAIAQHQGQVPMPAASLTKLATTLAALKYWPLDHRFDTLVGMHGTLENGVLTGDLVVQGSGDPLFVWEEGIVLANHLQALGVQRVTGDLVIVDAFTMNFSEDPNASAEQLKQVMHTNSWNGAIRAAHGNLEANTAQPSLTIQGRVRRIPATALPPDTTWLVRHQSLPLVAILKAMNIYSNNVMSDQVAALVGGARVVKETASTMADLPVGELSLINGSGLGVDNKMSARAAVALTVALQREMERQGYSVADVLPVAGEDAGTLIGRRIPATAAVKTGTLAEVSALAGMVPTADKGPVWFAIINRGWAISDLRVQQDQLIQAIQAHWGAATVPDAMITKVRMQTENYRYGDPRRNVAP
- a CDS encoding ROK family protein yields the protein MKVLVIDVGGSNVKILATGQDQSRKFPSGTSLTPELMVAGVKELAADWPYDVITLGYPGVVRHGAIIQEPRNLAPGWVGFDFEAAFSKPVRLLNDAAMQALGGYEGGTMLFLGLGTGLGSALVVENVVLPLELAHLPYKKGTYEDYLGKRGLARLGKKKWRRQVEICVGYFIAALQLDDVVLGGGQVKELKQLPSGCRAGQNSNAFLGGFRLWQADQSAFHLAS